The Anaerotignum faecicola genomic interval TTATATGTGGAATGGGAACAGAGAAAAGGAGAGTGCGGGATATGGTATACAAAGAGTTTCAGGATTTAAAGCTGTCTGCCCTCGGGATGGGGGCCATGCGCCTTCCGGTAACGGAAGGAGACGATTCCGTCATTGACGAGGCAGCCACAGCAGAAATGGTC includes:
- a CDS encoding oxidoreductase — encoded protein: MVYKEFQDLKLSALGMGAMRLPVTEGDDSVIDEAATAEMV